In the Cylindrospermopsis raciborskii Cr2010 genome, TGTAATAAAAGTTAAAATTTTTGATGCTGAGGGCGGGGATGAGTTTACTCATAAAAGAGGCCTAAATATGGTAGTTTCACGGTTTATTTACAGGAGGTGGGTGGTTTATGCTCAAATCATTAAAGTATGTAGTAATTAGTATTATTGTCTGGCATTTGTCAAGTTTTGTCACACTGGCACAAAATCGAAAACCAACAATAGATAAGTTTTCCCCTAATCCCCTAGAAACTAATATACCAGACTCCCTCATTAGGAGTAATGTCAAAGAAAAACCATTAACTACGGAAGAATTAAAAACCTTAGAAGCTGCCTTAGATGAGTTGAATCAACAGGCTAGAATCAGGTTAGAAAGTGGAGATCAAGAAAATGCTTTTTCTATATGGAATCGAGAATTGCGACTAAGGCGATTTTTAGGAATGCCATCACAAGTACAAGCAATATCAAGAGTAGGTGCAATTGCTTGGCGAGAAAATAATCGAGAACAAGTACAGTATATCACGGAGAGCTTACGGAAAATTGAAACCCAGTTACGGAATGAAAAAAATGCTGATTTACAATTATGGCGATCGCTAGGGATAGCATATCAAAATTTGCGTTCTCCCCAGTTAGCAGTGAAGGTTTATGAGCAGGTTCTAAGTTTGGTCAAACGTGAAAATGACCCGGTTGCTGAGGTAGAAACTCTCAATCAAATAGGTGAGTTACATCTAAATTGGTTTAATTATTCCCAAGCTGCCATCACATATCAAGAACTACTGAATTTAGCAGTAACCAGAGGTGATAGAACCAATCAATTAAGGTACTTACAACAATTGGCTTATACTTTTGAACAAAGTAAACAACCTCTTAAAGCAATTGACATACTCAATCAGTTAGCATCAATTTACAATCAACAAGACAACCAGGAGGCAATTCCCCGGTTAAAAATAGCAATAGCAGAAAATTATCAGTCCCTAGTACCACAAAATCCCTCCCTTCTTCAACCAGCATTGAACAGTTATCAAGAAGCTTATATTATTGCTTGGCAATTACAAATGTATCTAAGTGCTGGTGAAGCATTAGAAAAACTCATTGATCTTTATCGTTCGCAAAATCAAACTCGAGAAGCATTACAAGCTAGTAAAATTCTACTAGAAACCCAAACCCTAGGCAGAAATTATTACGGACTAATGCAAGCCTATGATCAGCTGGGGGATATTTATCTACAGAAAGAAGAAAGTGACAACGCTTTAATAGCTTTTGAGCAGGGATTAAAAATTGCCCGAGAACTAAAATACCAAGAGGGTTATTTTGTCCAGAAAATTGCTGGATTGAAACCGTGAGATTTCGAGATCACGACCATTAGTCCGTTAAAACTTGGATGTCAGTAAGTTGATGGATAACCACATCCGCTCCCCGTACCTGTGCCAAGTTATTGTTCCAGATAATCCCTATACAACCCCCTGCTTTAGCATCTCGTGCCATTTGCATATCACCTATAGAATCCCCTACCATTAAAGCATTTTGAGGCTGCACACCTAAAGTCTGACAAGCTTGTAGAAACAATCTAGGATCTGGTTTACCAAGGCCCTCATCCACTCCCATTTCTAATTCTAGATAGTCTCTCAAACCATAACAAGTGACAAACTGCTCCACACCTCTAGTGCTCGCAGCTGAAAGAATCCCCAGTTTTATTCCCTGGGATGATAATAACTCCAACAGATCTAAAACTCCTGGGTATAAAGGGCATGGGTTTTGTCCAATATATTCATGAGCTTCTTCTAAAGCTTGACGGGCGATTTTTAAACAATCAAACCATCCTCTACCAGTTTCAGCAATGTAAGCAGCAGCAGCAATTTCCGTTTCCTTACGACTGGCTACGGCCATTAAACCTGTTAAATCCAAAACATCTCCACTAATCCCCAACGCCATTGACAATGGTTCCCCAATACCCGGAATTTGTGCGTCTATTAGTCTTACTGCCTTTTGACCTAGGGATCTTAAAAAATCTTCTGAGTCTTCTAAAGTACCGTTTTTAT is a window encoding:
- a CDS encoding tetratricopeptide repeat protein; its protein translation is MLKSLKYVVISIIVWHLSSFVTLAQNRKPTIDKFSPNPLETNIPDSLIRSNVKEKPLTTEELKTLEAALDELNQQARIRLESGDQENAFSIWNRELRLRRFLGMPSQVQAISRVGAIAWRENNREQVQYITESLRKIETQLRNEKNADLQLWRSLGIAYQNLRSPQLAVKVYEQVLSLVKRENDPVAEVETLNQIGELHLNWFNYSQAAITYQELLNLAVTRGDRTNQLRYLQQLAYTFEQSKQPLKAIDILNQLASIYNQQDNQEAIPRLKIAIAENYQSLVPQNPSLLQPALNSYQEAYIIAWQLQMYLSAGEALEKLIDLYRSQNQTREALQASKILLETQTLGRNYYGLMQAYDQLGDIYLQKEESDNALIAFEQGLKIARELKYQEGYFVQKIAGLKP
- a CDS encoding HAD family hydrolase, which translates into the protein MATIKCGNVVFSDIQAVLFDKNGTLEDSEDFLRSLGQKAVRLIDAQIPGIGEPLSMALGISGDVLDLTGLMAVASRKETEIAAAAYIAETGRGWFDCLKIARQALEEAHEYIGQNPCPLYPGVLDLLELLSSQGIKLGILSAASTRGVEQFVTCYGLRDYLELEMGVDEGLGKPDPRLFLQACQTLGVQPQNALMVGDSIGDMQMARDAKAGGCIGIIWNNNLAQVRGADVVIHQLTDIQVLTD